The genomic interval GACCACCGTACTCGCGCGCGAACGGCACGCCCTGTGCCACCGCCTGGTCGATGATCTCGAGGCTGACCTCGGCGAGCCGGTACACGTTGGCCTCGCGCGAGCAGTAGTCGCCGCCCTTCACGGTGTCGTGGAACAGGCGGAAGATGCTGTCGCCGTCGTTCTGGTAGTTCTTCGCGGCGTTGATCCCGCCCTGGGCGGCGATCGAGTGCGCGCGTCGGGGCGAGTCGTGGAAGGTGAAGATCTTCACCTTGTAGCCGAGCTCACCCAGTGTGGCTGCGGCTGACGCACCGGCCAGTCCGGTGCCGACCATGATGATCTCGAACCTGCGCTTGTTGCTGGGGTTGACCAGCCTCATGTCGAACTGGTGGTGCCGCCACAGCGTCTCGAGATCGCCGGTGGGCACGCTGCCGTCGAGCTCGGCGCCGGTCGTGATGTTGCTCACGTCGGTTGCCACGGAGGCCCTCCTCAGCCCACGATCCCGAGCTGCACGGTGATCGGGAACGACAGGTTGCCGCCCACGGTGATCACCGCGAATGCGATGGCGAACAGCCGCCGCCACGGGTTGAACCGTGGACTGTTGATGCCCAGACTCTGGAACAGGCTCCACGCACCGTGGTAGAGGTGCACGCCGAGCGCGGCGTTGGCGGCCAGGTAGAACAGCGCGACGATCGGGTTCGACAGGCTCGCCACCAGGTTGTTGTAGACGTCACCGCGCACGAAGTCGGGGTTGACCCAGCCCCAGGTGAGGTCCGCCAGGTGGTAGGCGAGGAACAGCAGGACGATGATGCCCGTCCAGCGCATGGTGCGCGCCGCGAAGTCGGCGGCGATGTAGTCACGCGCCGTCTGGTACTTCATCGGCCGGGCCCTCTGGTTCATCCGCGTGAGCGCGTACGCGGCGTGCAGGTGCAGCGCCAGCGCCACGATCAGGCCGATCCGCAGGATCCACAGCATCACGTGGTGGGGCAGGATCGGGTACAGCAGGCCCTCACGCAGCCACTCGCCGTAGGTGTTGAGCGACTCGGGCCCGAGGTACACCTTGAGGTTGCCCACCATGTGGGCGAAGACGTAGCCCATCCAGGCGATCCCAGTGATCGCCATGACGTACTTCTTGCCCAGTGCCGAACGGTAGAACTCGAGTGCCCATGCGCCGTAACGGACCACCGCGGGACGTCTCGCTGTCGCCTGTTGCTGTGCCGGTGCCCGGCTGTCGGCCCGCGGAGGTTGCTGCGTCGTGGACATCTAGCGCTTTCCCGATCGGCTCGCGTGTGGGTGCGTCGACCGGGCCCAGTCTAAGCCACGGCGAAGCCCCACGCCTGTGGTTCGTTTGGTGGACATATCATCTGCTTGAGGTGTCAAGCAGGAGTGGTGGCCGATGAGCAGCGAGCACGAGACAGCGTCAGGGATCCCGACGCAGCCGGTCTACCGACCTGACGACGTGGCCGATCTGTACGACGACCTCGGCGATCCCGGCACCTTCCCGTACACCCGCGGGGTGTATCCCAGCATGTATCGCAGCCGGCACTGGACCATGCGCCAGTACGCCGGCTTCGCCACCGCGGCCGAGTCCAACGCCCGCTACCGGTACCTGTTGGAGCAGGGTCAGACGGGGCTGTCGGTCGCGTTCGACCTGCCGACGCAGATGGGCTACGACTCCGACCACCCGCTCGCCGCAGGCGAGGTCGGCAAGGTCGGTGTCGCGATCGATTCGCTCGCTGACATGCAGGCGTTGTTCGACGGCATCCCGCTGGACCAGGTGTCGACGTCGATGACGATCAACGCGCCGGCGTCGATCCTGTTGCTGCTCTACCAGTTGGTGGGGGAGGAGCAGGGCGTCGACCCCGCAAAGCTGCGTGGCACTGTCCAGAACGACGTGCTCAAGGAGTACATCGCGCGGGGGACGTACATCTTTCCGCCTGCTCCGAGCCTGCGGATCGTCACCGACACGTTCGCGTACTGCGCCGACGTCCTGCCGTCGTTCAACACGATCTCGATCTCGGGCTACCACATGGCCGAGGCCGGGGCGACGGCGGTCCAGGAGGTCGGCTTCACACTGGCCAACGCGATCGCCTACGTCGACGCCGCGACCGCCGCCGGCCTCGACGTCGACGACGTCGCGCCGCGGCTGTCGTTCTTCTTCGTGGCGCGCTCGTCGCTGCTCGAGGAGGTCGCGAAGTTCCGCGCGGCCCGGCGGCTGTGGGCGCGGATCATGCGCGACCGCTTCGGCGCGCGGTCGCCGAAGTCGCAGATGCTGCGGTTCCACACGCAGACCGCCGGGGTGCAGCTGACCGCGCAGCAGGCCGAGGTCAACCTGATCCGCGTCGCGATCCAGGCGCTGGCCGCGACGCTGGGCGGCACCCAGTCGCTGCATGCCAACGCGTTCGACGAGGCGCTGACGTTGCCCAGCGAGGCAGCCGCGCGGCTGGCGCTGCGCACCCAGCAGGTCATTGCGTACGAGACCGATGTGCCGCTGGTCGCTGACCCGCTGGGAGGCAGCTGGTTCATCGAGTCGCTGACCGACGAGATCGAGCAGCAGGCCGAGGCGCTGATGAAGCGGGTCGACGACCTCGGTGGCGCGGTCGCGGCCATCGACGACGGCTTCCAGAAGCAGCAGATCGAGCTGAGCGCCTACGAGCACATGCGCAAGGTCGAACGCGAGGAGCGCATCGTCGTCGGCGTCAACCGGTTCGCCATCGACGAGGACGTCGAGCCGGAGCTGCAGCGGGTCGACGACGCTGTGCACGAAGGTCAGATCGAGCGCCTCACGCGGCTCCGGGTGGAGCGGGACGGGGAGGCCGTCACGGCCGCGCTGACGGAGGTCCGACGCGCAGCCGCTGCCTCGGACAACCTGCTGGTCGCCATGCGGGAGGCGCTGCGGGCGATGGCGACCGTCGGCGAGGTGTGCGACGTGCTGCGCGGGGTGTTCGGCAGCTACAGGCCGCCGTCGGGGGTCTGAGGCCTCTGGGGGGGCCAGGTCGCCATGTGGTGGGTGGACTCCCCGGCGTGCGGTGGTGGGCCGCTGTGGGGAACCAGGTCGCCGATGTGGTGGGTGGGCTCCCCGGAACGGGGTGGGGCGCCGAGCTACGCTGCCTGGTGGTCGCACACCGACACGGGGATCCGATGCAGCTGTACCTCATCCGCCACGGCCAGAGCCTGGTGAACCTCGCCGACTGGGCACACGGCAACAGCGACGAGGGACTGACGGACCTTGGGCGGCAGCAGGCGCAGGCCGTGGCGCAGCGACTCGCGACCGGGTCCGACCGGATCGACGTGCTCTACGCCAGCACGATGCGGCGCGCCCACGAGACCGCGACGTTCGTCAGCAGGGCCCTGGACCTGCCGATCCTGCCCGATGACCGCATCCGCGAGATCGGGAACAACCGGCTCGACCACGCGCCATGGCCCGACGTGCCGACCGACTACGGTGACTTCTGGGCGACGTCGCGCCCGTTCGCATCGGTGACGCCGGGCGTCGAGCAGGGCGAGTCGCTGATGCACTTCCGGACCCGCGTCGGCGCCTTCCTCGAAGAGCTGCGCCTGGACCGCGCCGGCCAGCAGGTGGTCGCGGTCACCCACGGCGGCGTGATCGACGCCGTCTTCGACCACATGTTCAACGTCGGGCCGTGGCGTCACTGCCAGGTCTGGACCAGCAACGCCTCGGTCACGCAGGTGGAGCTGCTCGACGACACGCCTCGGGACAACGGCGTGGCCCACGGTGGCCCGGAGCGGTGGCGGCTGCACCGCCACAACGACGTCGGCCACCTCGATGCGGTGCCGACACCCGCACCGTTCGCCGCTGACGGCGCGTCGGGACAGGCGAGGCGGTGACGCCTGTGACGCAATGCCCACGACACGTCCGGTGGCCGACGGCTGCGCGGGCGACGACCACCCGGGGACGACACGTGACGCGGACCATCAGTGCGCTCCTGGGGGTGCTGCTCGCCGTGCCGGCGACGCTTGTCGCGGACCCGGCCGTGGCGGCGGCCTCG from Euzebyales bacterium carries:
- a CDS encoding succinate dehydrogenase cytochrome b subunit, producing the protein MVRYGAWALEFYRSALGKKYVMAITGIAWMGYVFAHMVGNLKVYLGPESLNTYGEWLREGLLYPILPHHVMLWILRIGLIVALALHLHAAYALTRMNQRARPMKYQTARDYIAADFAARTMRWTGIIVLLFLAYHLADLTWGWVNPDFVRGDVYNNLVASLSNPIVALFYLAANAALGVHLYHGAWSLFQSLGINSPRFNPWRRLFAIAFAVITVGGNLSFPITVQLGIVG
- a CDS encoding methylmalonyl-CoA mutase family protein, whose product is MSSEHETASGIPTQPVYRPDDVADLYDDLGDPGTFPYTRGVYPSMYRSRHWTMRQYAGFATAAESNARYRYLLEQGQTGLSVAFDLPTQMGYDSDHPLAAGEVGKVGVAIDSLADMQALFDGIPLDQVSTSMTINAPASILLLLYQLVGEEQGVDPAKLRGTVQNDVLKEYIARGTYIFPPAPSLRIVTDTFAYCADVLPSFNTISISGYHMAEAGATAVQEVGFTLANAIAYVDAATAAGLDVDDVAPRLSFFFVARSSLLEEVAKFRAARRLWARIMRDRFGARSPKSQMLRFHTQTAGVQLTAQQAEVNLIRVAIQALAATLGGTQSLHANAFDEALTLPSEAAARLALRTQQVIAYETDVPLVADPLGGSWFIESLTDEIEQQAEALMKRVDDLGGAVAAIDDGFQKQQIELSAYEHMRKVEREERIVVGVNRFAIDEDVEPELQRVDDAVHEGQIERLTRLRVERDGEAVTAALTEVRRAAAASDNLLVAMREALRAMATVGEVCDVLRGVFGSYRPPSGV
- a CDS encoding histidine phosphatase family protein, whose translation is MQLYLIRHGQSLVNLADWAHGNSDEGLTDLGRQQAQAVAQRLATGSDRIDVLYASTMRRAHETATFVSRALDLPILPDDRIREIGNNRLDHAPWPDVPTDYGDFWATSRPFASVTPGVEQGESLMHFRTRVGAFLEELRLDRAGQQVVAVTHGGVIDAVFDHMFNVGPWRHCQVWTSNASVTQVELLDDTPRDNGVAHGGPERWRLHRHNDVGHLDAVPTPAPFAADGASGQARR